The following nucleotide sequence is from bacterium.
GAGTGGCGCTCGAACTCCTTGATTTCGCCCTTCTTGAAGGCCTCGATCGACTCCGGCAGCGTCGGGTCCGGCGTCACGATGTAGCCGCGGCGCTTGAGCTCCTGTGCGCGCGCCAGATCACCGACGCGGATCTCGCCGCCGATGCACTTGGCGCCCTGCCCCCACTTCAGCTCGATCGTGTCCAGCCCATGCTTGTTCAGCACGTACTCGGCCACGCCGAAGCGCGTGTCCTCGACGTTCATCTGCACGAGGATCTCGCCGTAGCCCTGGTGGAAGCGCTTGTAGGTCTCGATGCGCCGGTCCATCTCCGGCGAGTTCTTCACCTTGCCGTTGGCGTCCAGCTCCAGCTTCGGGTCGATGCCGCAGACGTTCTCGCCGCAGACCAGCGTGATGCCCGAGATCGCCGTGCCGATCGCGAAGTGCTCCCAGTTCTTGCGGGCGATCTCGGTCGAGCCGAGCGCGCCGGTGAAGATCGGCACCTTCATCTTCACCTTCTTGGTCCAGCCGTACTCGGTCTCCGTGTCGACCGACGGGAACGTCGCCGTGTCGGGGCCGGGCTTCACGCCCTTGGGCATCCCCTTCGCGCCGCAGGCGTAGCCCTGGATGTTCAGGTGCGAGTAATCCAGCGGGTAGTTCTTGTCGGCGCCGGCCGTGATCTGCCCGAACGGCCCGGGGTAGATCACCTCGCGGCCGCGGAACGACGAGAGCCACAGCTCGCAGCCGCCCTTGCAGCCGTCGAGGCACTCGACGCAGATCCCCGACATCGGGACCACGTTGCGCGAGCGGTTGAACGTGTCGGTCGCGGTGCTGGCGTTCGGCCTCCTCAGGTTCATTCCCTTCTCCTCCTTGTTGGTCCTCGACCCGGTAGCCACTTGCCGGAACCTAGCTCCGGCATCATCGGCAATGTCTTGCCACTATAGGAAGCCGCAGGAGGCGAAGTCAAGAAGAATGCGCGCTAAGTGCCCGTATTTATTGGCATTATACTGCACGGCTGGCGGCAATATTGCCGGACTCGTGCGGCAACCAGGCCGTGCGAGCCTGCCGGATTGCCGGACGAAGTCGTGCGTTCCATTGTGCAGGCGGTCGGGCGCCACCGGCCGTTCAGCAGTTGAACTTCTTGTGTGGACCATGTTTTTGTCCTCGAATCCGGGGCGTCGCGATGGTCTCCGCCTCAGCGGCTGACACCGCCGAGACCGGCAACGATCCGGCAACATTGCCGATGGTGGCGGCTGCTGCGGCATCTTTCTGGTAGAATCGCCGCGCGATGCGCGACAAGGTCGAGAAGAAGCGGCTGGCGATCCTCAAGATCCTGCACGAGGACGGCCGGCCCCACGGCAGCGGCGACCTCACCGCCCGGCTGATGGCCGCCGGCCATGACCTGAGCGAGCGCACGGTCCGCTTCCACCTGCAGGCGCTCGACGGCGACGGCCTCACGGAGAACCTCGGCAAGCAGGGCCGGCGCATCACGGAGCTGGGCGCCCGCGAGCTCTCCAGCGCGCGCGCCTTCGAGAAGGTCG
It contains:
- a CDS encoding glutamate synthase-related protein, producing MNLRRPNASTATDTFNRSRNVVPMSGICVECLDGCKGGCELWLSSFRGREVIYPGPFGQITAGADKNYPLDYSHLNIQGYACGAKGMPKGVKPGPDTATFPSVDTETEYGWTKKVKMKVPIFTGALGSTEIARKNWEHFAIGTAISGITLVCGENVCGIDPKLELDANGKVKNSPEMDRRIETYKRFHQGYGEILVQMNVEDTRFGVAEYVLNKHGLDTIELKWGQGAKCIGGEIRVGDLARAQELKRRGYIVTPDPTLPESIEAFKKGEIKEFERHSRLGFVDHEGFLKEVARLRKVGFKRITLKTGAYSMQELAMALRWGAEAKIDLLTTDGAPGGTGMSPWNMMNEWGIPTIYMQSLVNEFVAKLAKRKIRVPDLAMAGGFSDEAGIFKALALGAPHYKAVCMGRALMIPGMVGKNIGEWIKNNELPKTVSKYGTKVEEIFLTYEELKAKFGKDVEKLPLGAVGIYTATQKIRTGLQQLMAGSRNFNLSTISRNDLMSLTEECEKVTGIPYVMRAYRKEAEKILAQ